From Salipiger profundus, a single genomic window includes:
- a CDS encoding TrbI/VirB10 family protein: MNDTDPAAPMRLRPDPPGVTRLSRKVLAGVGAVALFGIAGALIYALQTREAGPGGGELYSIDNRPAADGLEGLPSDYTGPVLGPALPGDLGRPILDAQERGVPVTPPPIVGPTVDPEAERRRAEEETARLSGVFFQTASGRATTAGVGVNLPGLGDSEQPQGSRHTAFLNGPVDRQTVASDRIQPPASPYILQAGAVIPAALITGIRSDLPGQITAQVTENVYDSPTGSLLLIPQGTRIIGQYDDGVTFGQRRVLLVWNRLILPGGRSIVLERLPGADASGYAGLEDGVDYHWWDLMRAAGLSTLLAIGADLATDDEDRLIQAIRDGAVDTINQAGQQIVQRQLQVAPTLTIRPGFPVRIIVTRDLVFEPAGG; the protein is encoded by the coding sequence ATGAATGACACAGATCCTGCAGCGCCGATGCGTCTGCGCCCCGATCCGCCGGGCGTGACGAGGCTGTCGCGCAAGGTTCTGGCCGGTGTCGGAGCGGTCGCCCTGTTCGGCATCGCCGGGGCGCTGATCTATGCGCTCCAGACCCGCGAAGCCGGGCCGGGAGGTGGAGAACTCTACTCCATCGACAATCGACCGGCCGCGGACGGCCTGGAAGGATTGCCGTCCGACTATACCGGGCCGGTTCTGGGACCTGCACTGCCCGGTGACCTCGGGCGGCCGATCCTAGATGCGCAGGAGCGCGGAGTGCCCGTGACCCCTCCGCCGATTGTGGGCCCGACCGTCGATCCGGAAGCGGAGCGCCGCAGGGCAGAGGAGGAAACCGCGCGTCTGAGCGGTGTCTTCTTCCAGACGGCATCTGGCAGGGCGACGACGGCCGGGGTCGGCGTGAACCTTCCGGGCCTAGGGGACTCCGAGCAACCTCAGGGGAGCCGGCATACGGCTTTCCTCAACGGTCCGGTGGACCGGCAAACCGTCGCATCGGATCGCATTCAGCCGCCAGCCTCGCCGTACATCCTTCAGGCGGGAGCGGTGATACCCGCCGCGCTCATCACCGGCATTCGCTCCGATCTCCCGGGCCAAATCACCGCGCAAGTCACCGAGAATGTCTATGACAGCCCGACCGGATCGCTGCTGTTGATCCCACAAGGAACCCGCATCATCGGTCAATACGATGACGGCGTGACGTTCGGCCAGCGACGGGTGCTGCTGGTCTGGAACCGCCTGATCCTTCCCGGCGGTCGATCCATTGTTCTCGAACGTCTGCCGGGGGCGGATGCGAGCGGCTATGCCGGCCTCGAAGATGGCGTCGACTATCACTGGTGGGATCTGATGCGCGCGGCGGGTCTGTCCACGCTGCTCGCGATCGGCGCGGACCTCGCCACCGATGACGAAGACCGCCTGATCCAGGCGATCCGCGATGGAGCGGTGGACACAATCAACCAGGCCGGCCAGCAGATCGTCCAGCGTCAGTTGCAGGTCGCGCCGACACTGACCATCCGCCCGGGGTTCCCGGTCAGGATCATCGTCACCCGCGATCTGGTATTCGAACCGGCAGGAGGTTGA
- the trbG gene encoding P-type conjugative transfer protein TrbG: MTETHVRAIRSSSVNKPNLVALLLCSSFLAGCASNRVPEFSYDESVPPLPTPPASAAEERPRPLHTPPVWTVAHGGAAAGTPTGRIENANAAARVEPRREGYFNAIQIYPWSEGALYQVYAAPGQITNIALEPGERLTGAGPIAAGDTTRWIIGDTESGSGSTARVHILVKPTRDDISTNLVISTDRRVYTIELRAREALYMPSVAWAYPAAPRGGRQAVATAPTIPAPSARNHRYGLQIRGESPPWRPVSVFDDGRRVYVVFPAGIAQGEMPPLFVLGSDGEPEIVNSRIHRNVLIVDRLFGAAELRLGAGDRQQVVRIVRMEEREADARTAGDARRGGAS, encoded by the coding sequence ATGACTGAAACGCATGTTCGTGCAATCAGGTCTTCGAGCGTCAACAAGCCCAACTTGGTGGCCTTGCTGCTGTGCTCGTCCTTTCTGGCGGGGTGTGCCAGTAACCGGGTGCCGGAATTCAGTTACGACGAGTCTGTGCCGCCGCTGCCCACTCCGCCCGCCTCGGCTGCCGAGGAACGTCCTCGGCCCCTGCACACGCCGCCGGTCTGGACAGTGGCGCATGGCGGAGCGGCGGCAGGCACACCGACCGGCCGTATCGAAAACGCCAATGCCGCCGCCCGGGTCGAACCGCGCCGCGAGGGCTATTTCAATGCGATCCAGATCTATCCCTGGTCGGAAGGAGCCCTCTATCAGGTCTATGCCGCGCCGGGTCAGATCACCAACATCGCACTCGAGCCGGGCGAGCGTCTGACCGGCGCGGGGCCGATCGCCGCAGGGGATACCACGCGCTGGATCATCGGCGACACGGAGAGCGGGTCCGGATCAACCGCCCGCGTCCACATCCTCGTCAAACCGACGCGGGACGACATCTCGACCAATCTGGTGATCAGCACTGACAGGCGGGTGTATACGATCGAGTTGCGTGCGCGCGAGGCGCTCTACATGCCCTCCGTTGCCTGGGCTTATCCGGCTGCGCCCCGTGGTGGGCGACAGGCTGTGGCGACCGCGCCGACCATCCCGGCGCCGTCGGCCCGTAATCATCGTTACGGCTTGCAGATCCGGGGTGAGAGTCCGCCCTGGCGCCCGGTTTCCGTCTTCGATGATGGCCGCCGCGTCTATGTCGTCTTCCCGGCTGGCATCGCCCAGGGCGAAATGCCGCCGCTCTTCGTGCTCGGTTCGGACGGGGAGCCCGAGATCGTGAACAGCCGCATTCACCGGAACGTGCTGATCGTGGATCGCCTCTTCGGCGCCGCCGAGCTCCGGCTGGGCGCAGGAGACCGCCAGCAGGTGGTCCGGATCGTGCGCATGGAGGAGCGCGAGGCGGATGCGCGGACGGCGGGGGATGCGCGAAGGGGAGGGGCGTCATGA